Proteins encoded together in one Miscanthus floridulus cultivar M001 chromosome 16, ASM1932011v1, whole genome shotgun sequence window:
- the LOC136511433 gene encoding protein TOPLESS-RELATED PROTEIN 2-like, translating into MSSLSRELVFLILQFLDEEKFKETVHKLEQESGFYFNMKHFEDLVQGGEWDEVERYLSGFTMLEDNRYSMKIFFDIRKQKYLEALDRL; encoded by the exons ATGTCGTCTCTTAGCAGGGAGTTGGTTTTCCTCATCCTGCAGTTCCTCGATGAGGAGAAGTTCAAGGAGACGGTGCACAA GCTGGAGCAGGAGTCGGGCTTCTACTTCAACATGAAGCACTTCGAGGACCTCGTGCAGGGCGGCGAGTGGGACGAGGTGGAGAGGTACCTCAGCGGCTTCACCATGCTGGAGGACAACCGCTACTCCATGAAGATCTTCTTTGACATCCGCAAGCAGAAGTACCTCGAGGCCCTTGATAGGCTCTAA